From the genome of Bacteroidota bacterium, one region includes:
- the rplU gene encoding 50S ribosomal protein L21, whose translation MYAIVDIVGHQYKVEKDQTLFVNRLKGEEKEKVEFSDVLLIDNDGKVKVGTPNVKGAKVTATILEHCKGDKIIVFKKIRRKGYKVRNGHRDYLSKIQITDIK comes from the coding sequence ATGTACGCAATAGTTGACATAGTAGGACATCAATACAAAGTAGAAAAGGACCAAACCTTATTTGTAAATAGATTAAAAGGTGAAGAAAAAGAAAAAGTAGAATTTTCTGATGTTCTTTTAATCGATAATGACGGAAAAGTTAAAGTAGGAACACCTAATGTAAAAGGTGCAAAAGTTACTGCTACTATTCTTGAACATTGTAAAGGTGATAAAATAATCGTTTTTAAGAAAATAAGAAGAAAAGGTTATAAAGTAAGAAATGGACACAGAGATTATTTATCAAAAATTCAGATAACAGATATTAAATAA
- the rpmA gene encoding 50S ribosomal protein L27 → MAHKKGMGSSQNGRESHSKRLGVKLFGGQFAKAGSIIVRQRGTKHHVGINTGLGKDHTVFAKIDGIVEFRRRKNNRSFVNIIPVE, encoded by the coding sequence ATGGCTCATAAAAAAGGAATGGGTAGCTCCCAAAACGGTAGAGAATCACACAGTAAAAGACTTGGAGTTAAATTATTCGGTGGTCAGTTTGCCAAAGCTGGTAGTATTATAGTTCGCCAAAGAGGAACAAAACATCATGTTGGAATAAATACCGGTCTTGGAAAAGATCATACAGTATTTGCAAAAATTGATGGAATTGTTGAATTTAGGAGAAGGAAAAACAACAGATCATTTGTTAATATTATTCCTGTTGAGCA